GCCGGAGTGCTCTCGTACACAAAGGCTTTGGGCACGGAGGATCTGGTATGAGCATCATGATCGCCGGGACCGGGCCCGACACTGGACCGGCGGAATCGACGGCGCGGGTCCGGTCGCGACGCATCCTCAGCAGCGGCAAGGTGGGCGATTTCGTCCTGCGGGCCATCGCCGCGCTGGTGATGCTCTACATCTTCCTGCCGATCTTCGTGATCGTGCTGTTCTCGTTCAACAAGCCGGTGGGCAAGTTCAACTACACCTGGCAGGGCTTCACGCTGGAGAACTGGGCGGACCCGTTCAAGTATCCGGGGTTGACCAAGGCGCTGCAGATGAGCCTGGCGGTGGCCGGCGTGTCCACCGCGATCGCGCTGGTGCTCGGCACCCTGCTGGCGGTCGCCCTGGTGCGGCAGCGGTTCCGGGGCAGCAAGGGGGTGGAGGCGTTCCTGGTGCTGCCGCTGACCGCGCCGGAAGTGGTGCTGGGCGCCTCGCTGC
This DNA window, taken from Mycolicibacterium sp. MU0050, encodes the following:
- a CDS encoding ABC transporter permease is translated as MSIMIAGTGPDTGPAESTARVRSRRILSSGKVGDFVLRAIAALVMLYIFLPIFVIVLFSFNKPVGKFNYTWQGFTLENWADPFKYPGLTKALQMSLAVAGVSTAIALVLGTLLAVALVRQRFRGSKGVEAFLVLPLTAPEVVLGASLLTLFLDLGWASGFTTIVIAHVAFQISFIALTVRARVRGFDWTLEDASLDLGAGPLRTFMKVTLPLIVPGIVAAAMLSFALSLDDFIITFFVSGSTVTYPLYVHAATKSAVPPQIDVLATVILVVSLVLLALGTLYRRKRDI